One window of Nocardia nova SH22a genomic DNA carries:
- a CDS encoding SDR family NAD(P)-dependent oxidoreductase, with amino-acid sequence MKLEGKVAVITGAGSGLGRQCSQLFASEGASIAVVDIDPERAAGTVELVEQQGGKAIAVTADVSVEQQVNSAVATAVEHFGKLDIMFANAGVVSRGGVPSVAGGEEIEFQDLTEADWQHVLGVNLSGVVYSAKAAVPYLRENGGGTILATSSAASLVAYHNIAMYSATKAGVNGLVRGLSLDLGRYGIRVNALCPTHGMSPNFLMPPGSPVVGQSYEQVAGPWDPSISPIPLKLQRPPSLLDNAKVALFLASDDSQYLSGLVLPSTDGGTLARVGMWFAEDKGSPGDL; translated from the coding sequence ATGAAGCTCGAAGGCAAAGTCGCCGTCATCACCGGAGCCGGTTCCGGCCTCGGTCGTCAGTGTTCCCAGTTGTTCGCGTCCGAGGGCGCGTCCATCGCCGTGGTCGACATCGATCCCGAACGGGCCGCCGGGACAGTGGAACTCGTCGAGCAACAGGGCGGTAAGGCCATCGCCGTCACCGCCGACGTCAGCGTCGAACAGCAGGTGAATTCCGCCGTCGCCACGGCCGTCGAACATTTCGGCAAGCTCGACATCATGTTCGCCAACGCGGGGGTGGTGTCCCGCGGCGGCGTGCCCTCGGTCGCGGGCGGCGAGGAGATCGAATTCCAGGATCTGACCGAGGCCGACTGGCAGCACGTACTCGGCGTCAATCTCAGCGGCGTCGTGTATTCCGCCAAGGCGGCCGTACCGTATCTGCGCGAGAACGGCGGCGGCACGATCCTGGCGACCTCCTCGGCCGCGTCGCTGGTCGCCTATCACAACATCGCGATGTACTCCGCGACCAAGGCCGGGGTCAACGGACTGGTCCGCGGTCTGAGCCTGGACCTGGGCCGGTACGGCATCCGGGTCAACGCCCTGTGCCCCACCCACGGCATGTCGCCGAACTTCCTGATGCCGCCCGGTTCGCCCGTCGTCGGCCAGTCCTACGAGCAGGTCGCCGGACCGTGGGATCCGTCCATCTCACCGATCCCGCTCAAGCTCCAGCGGCCGCCGTCGCTGCTCGACAACGCGAAGGTGGCGCTGTTCCTGGCCTCCGACGACTCCCAGTACCTGTCCGGTCTCGTCCTGCCGTCCACCGACGGCGGCACCCTGGCCCGCGTCGGCATGTGGTTCGCCGAGGACAAGGGCTCCCCCGGAGACCTGTGA
- a CDS encoding ferredoxin has protein sequence MAEPVRLTVDRAACAGHGLCYATAPELLDPDDFGNPIVPSDPVPDSHLDTAQRAAAACPERALTLTSALPLSEEKPL, from the coding sequence ATGGCCGAGCCCGTTCGCCTCACCGTCGATCGCGCGGCCTGCGCCGGCCACGGCCTGTGCTACGCGACGGCGCCGGAACTGCTCGACCCCGACGACTTCGGCAATCCGATCGTCCCGAGCGATCCGGTTCCCGATTCGCATCTCGACACCGCGCAGCGGGCCGCCGCGGCGTGCCCCGAGCGTGCGCTGACGCTCACCAGCGCCCTTCCCCTATCCGAGGAAAAACCACTATGA
- a CDS encoding cytochrome P450 has translation MTTTTAEVSDDLVVDFDIYDQSLAFPEDTVQDRVAELARRGPVVYSTAHGGHWIVTRYQEIHEVLRDPETFSSHPNNLVTTTAGFGKFIPLELDPPEHTGYRLALQPLFSPNRMKALEGDIRAVINDLIDGFAATGTSEFIADFAHELPTRVFLALMDWPLADAPKFTHATDVLLTGIPGATEEESNQARGAAAFEMLAYFQNIIDDRRANPRDDVTSQIIHTEVTLEDGTRLLTDEELNRMFFLLLVAGLHTVQGSLAWSIIHLSHNREQREQLIADESLIPSAVEEILRIEAAVVPGRRATRTTELGGVTIAEGDQLILMLCSANRDAAEFDDPGELVLDRSPNRHLSFGAGAHRCLGSHLARIELRLALEEIHRRIPDYALVDGDPPVLHASQVRGCARLPITFTPGG, from the coding sequence ATGACCACTACTACCGCAGAGGTCTCCGACGACCTGGTCGTCGACTTCGACATCTACGACCAATCGCTGGCATTTCCCGAGGACACCGTCCAGGACCGCGTGGCCGAACTCGCGCGCCGGGGACCGGTCGTGTATTCCACCGCCCACGGCGGACATTGGATCGTGACCCGCTATCAGGAGATCCACGAGGTCCTGCGCGACCCCGAAACCTTTTCCAGCCATCCCAACAATCTGGTCACCACGACCGCGGGCTTCGGAAAATTCATTCCGCTGGAACTCGACCCGCCCGAACACACCGGATATCGACTCGCCCTGCAGCCGTTGTTCAGCCCCAATCGAATGAAGGCGCTCGAGGGCGATATCCGGGCGGTGATCAATGACCTCATCGACGGATTCGCCGCCACCGGGACCTCGGAATTCATCGCCGATTTCGCGCACGAACTGCCGACCCGGGTATTTCTCGCACTGATGGACTGGCCGCTCGCCGACGCGCCCAAGTTCACCCACGCCACCGATGTACTCCTGACCGGAATTCCCGGCGCCACCGAGGAAGAATCCAATCAGGCGCGCGGCGCGGCGGCGTTCGAGATGTTGGCCTATTTCCAGAACATCATCGACGACCGCAGAGCGAATCCGCGCGACGATGTCACCTCCCAGATCATCCACACCGAGGTGACGCTCGAGGACGGCACCCGGCTGCTGACCGACGAGGAACTCAACCGGATGTTCTTCCTGTTGCTCGTCGCCGGGCTGCACACCGTGCAGGGCTCGCTGGCCTGGAGCATCATCCACCTGTCACACAATCGGGAACAGCGCGAACAGCTCATCGCCGATGAAAGCCTGATTCCGTCGGCGGTGGAGGAGATCCTGCGCATCGAGGCGGCGGTGGTCCCCGGCCGCCGCGCCACGCGCACCACCGAACTGGGCGGGGTGACCATCGCCGAGGGCGATCAGCTGATCCTCATGCTCTGTTCGGCCAACCGGGACGCCGCGGAATTCGACGATCCCGGCGAATTGGTGCTCGACCGCAGCCCGAACCGGCATCTGTCCTTCGGCGCCGGTGCGCATCGCTGCCTCGGCTCCCATCTGGCGCGGATCGAACTGCGCCTCGCCCTGGAGGAAATCCACCGTCGCATACCGGATTACGCGCTCGTGGACGGCGATCCGCCGGTGCTGCACGCCAGTCAGGTCCGCGGCTGCGCCCGACTGCCGATCACGTTCACACCGGGCGGGTGA
- a CDS encoding TetR/AcrR family transcriptional regulator has protein sequence MARRNSNVLSGDVEEARGQILEAAQSTFLHFGVGKTTMDDIAKAAGVSRPTIYRYFRDRDTLIAELIRLRSRKLFVKGTKYVLEREHFRDQIVDGLVFLVDRGRKDPLIRLIVSPEHMDLAAAVVGTSKLASELTLEMWAPILDRARERGELRAEITNEEAAEWLALVQLILVGRLDFADPDDPSHRKLIETFVLPAFLTSPASGVPAR, from the coding sequence ATGGCTCGACGTAACAGCAACGTCCTGAGCGGGGACGTCGAGGAAGCACGCGGGCAGATACTCGAAGCCGCTCAATCGACATTCCTGCATTTCGGCGTCGGTAAAACGACAATGGACGATATCGCCAAGGCAGCCGGTGTATCCCGGCCGACGATCTACCGCTACTTCCGCGACCGGGACACCCTGATCGCCGAATTGATCCGATTGCGGTCGCGGAAACTCTTCGTCAAAGGTACGAAATACGTCCTGGAACGCGAGCACTTCCGCGACCAGATCGTCGACGGCCTGGTCTTCCTGGTCGACCGCGGCCGCAAGGACCCGCTCATCCGATTGATCGTGAGCCCCGAGCACATGGATCTCGCCGCCGCCGTGGTGGGCACCTCGAAGCTGGCCAGCGAACTGACGCTGGAGATGTGGGCGCCGATCCTCGACCGCGCCCGCGAACGCGGCGAACTGCGCGCGGAGATCACCAACGAGGAAGCCGCCGAATGGCTCGCGCTGGTCCAGCTGATCCTCGTCGGCCGCCTGGACTTCGCAGACCCCGACGACCCCTCCCACCGCAAACTCATCGAAACCTTCGTCCTCCCGGCCTTTCTCACATCTCCGGCCAGTGGTGTGCCAGCCCGCTGA
- a CDS encoding TetR/AcrR family transcriptional regulator yields MSASGWALGKKVGRKPAFTADEVVQAALELGIATFTLAAVANRLGVVTAAIYRLFPSRDDIVVACLDTAAATIRRPGPGTDWPEVLRLWADECWRVCEEYPGLERVVYSFAPAFTRISHILGEYSATMAAQGVTEGQAMFALDFIGDTVFACHLGVEAMRAIDDNGATGLDQVREALGDDSTVLRPRDSWKDRGMTDIKVDFIISGLAHHWPEM; encoded by the coding sequence ATGAGTGCTTCCGGCTGGGCGTTGGGCAAGAAGGTCGGCCGCAAACCCGCCTTCACCGCCGACGAGGTCGTCCAGGCGGCGTTGGAACTGGGAATAGCGACATTCACCCTTGCCGCCGTGGCGAATCGGCTCGGCGTGGTCACCGCCGCGATCTACCGGCTGTTTCCGTCGCGCGACGATATCGTCGTCGCCTGTCTGGACACCGCCGCCGCGACGATCCGGCGTCCTGGACCCGGCACGGACTGGCCGGAAGTACTGCGGCTGTGGGCCGATGAATGCTGGCGGGTGTGCGAGGAGTATCCGGGACTCGAGCGGGTCGTCTACTCCTTCGCACCGGCCTTCACCCGCATCTCCCACATCCTCGGCGAGTACAGCGCGACCATGGCCGCACAGGGCGTCACCGAGGGGCAGGCGATGTTCGCCCTGGATTTCATCGGCGACACGGTCTTCGCCTGCCACCTCGGGGTCGAAGCCATGCGTGCCATCGACGACAACGGCGCCACGGGACTCGATCAGGTCCGCGAAGCCCTCGGCGACGACTCCACCGTCCTGCGCCCCCGGGACTCCTGGAAGGACCGCGGGATGACCGATATCAAGGTCGATTTCATCATCAGCGGGCTGGCACACCACTGGCCGGAGATGTGA
- a CDS encoding ABC transporter ATP-binding protein: protein MNLPLIDIVPRMSRMISRPERMRPALAVGIVVGLVEGLALASLLPAISALAEDAPVWGLGTAGWLWVLAALSAASFALNYAQSRANYAVALDFLRSIHRLTGDQVAKQPLGWFARPLAGRLSRMVSTELMSAGEIFAHMFGPLVSRVTAAVVIVVAAWFWNPLLGVILTLAVPVFVVITVLSTGLMRKGRSMHEPEELALADRIVEYAQCQGALRSCGRSEDFPPLSVALEKAYSTKRQALWLESAGMLLGGMVTQGVVVALISATGSMAVSGTLEPIPALAFIGLALRFSSTLSAITESAVGLESRRPLLDALDAVLTAPPLPEPHAPGVIGSPGTVELEAVTFRYAPGAEPALRDVSLTVPAGSMVALVGPSGSGKTTIARVVSRFYDVDEGRVLVGGVPVTEQTGAQLMAQLSMVFQDVYLFDDTLEANIAVGREGASEEEIRHAADLAGVTEIAARLPGGWQSRVGEGGRGLSGGERQRVAIARALLKKAPIVLLDEATSALDVENEAHVVAAIEKLREHATLIVIAHRLDTIAHADNIIQLDEDGTVAARGTHDELLARGGTYARFWDHLHSAQGWQLVNH, encoded by the coding sequence ATGAATCTGCCACTGATCGACATCGTGCCGCGGATGAGCCGGATGATCTCGCGGCCGGAACGGATGAGACCCGCGCTCGCGGTCGGCATCGTCGTCGGGCTGGTCGAGGGGCTGGCGCTCGCCTCGCTGCTACCGGCCATCAGCGCCCTGGCCGAGGATGCCCCGGTGTGGGGCCTGGGTACGGCCGGGTGGCTGTGGGTGCTCGCCGCGCTGTCGGCGGCCAGTTTCGCACTGAACTACGCGCAGAGCCGCGCGAATTACGCTGTGGCGCTGGACTTCCTGCGCAGTATTCACAGACTGACCGGTGATCAGGTGGCCAAGCAGCCGCTGGGCTGGTTCGCTCGCCCGCTGGCCGGGCGGTTGTCGCGGATGGTCTCCACCGAGCTGATGTCGGCGGGGGAGATCTTCGCGCACATGTTCGGGCCGCTGGTCTCCCGGGTCACCGCCGCCGTCGTGATCGTGGTCGCGGCCTGGTTCTGGAATCCACTGCTCGGTGTGATCCTCACCCTGGCGGTGCCGGTCTTCGTCGTGATCACGGTGCTGTCGACCGGACTCATGCGCAAGGGCCGTTCGATGCACGAACCGGAGGAACTCGCGCTCGCCGATCGCATCGTGGAGTACGCCCAGTGCCAGGGGGCGTTGCGGTCCTGCGGGCGCAGCGAGGACTTCCCGCCGCTGTCCGTGGCGCTGGAGAAGGCGTATTCGACCAAGCGGCAGGCACTCTGGCTCGAATCCGCGGGCATGCTGCTCGGCGGCATGGTCACCCAGGGCGTGGTCGTCGCGCTGATCAGCGCCACCGGGTCCATGGCGGTGAGCGGCACGCTGGAACCGATTCCGGCGCTCGCCTTCATCGGTCTCGCGTTGCGGTTCTCCTCGACGTTGTCGGCGATCACCGAAAGTGCGGTCGGGCTGGAGTCGCGCCGGCCCCTGCTCGACGCGCTGGACGCGGTGCTCACCGCGCCGCCGCTGCCGGAGCCGCACGCACCCGGCGTGATCGGATCACCCGGAACCGTCGAGCTGGAGGCGGTCACATTCCGCTACGCGCCCGGAGCGGAACCGGCCCTGCGCGATGTATCCCTCACGGTGCCAGCGGGTTCGATGGTCGCTCTCGTCGGTCCGTCCGGCAGCGGGAAGACCACCATCGCCCGGGTCGTCAGCCGGTTCTACGACGTCGACGAGGGGCGGGTCCTCGTCGGAGGAGTCCCGGTGACCGAACAGACCGGTGCGCAGTTGATGGCGCAGCTGTCGATGGTGTTCCAGGACGTCTATCTCTTCGACGACACCCTCGAGGCCAATATCGCGGTGGGTCGCGAAGGCGCGTCCGAAGAGGAGATCCGCCACGCCGCGGACCTGGCCGGAGTGACGGAGATCGCCGCACGCCTTCCCGGCGGCTGGCAGTCCCGGGTGGGTGAGGGCGGACGTGGTCTGTCCGGCGGCGAACGCCAGCGGGTGGCGATCGCGCGGGCACTGCTCAAGAAGGCGCCGATCGTGCTGCTGGACGAGGCGACCTCCGCCCTCGATGTCGAGAACGAGGCACATGTCGTGGCGGCGATCGAGAAGCTCCGCGAACACGCGACACTCATCGTCATCGCGCACCGTCTGGACACGATCGCGCACGCGGACAACATCATCCAGCTCGACGAGGACGGCACGGTGGCCGCGCGGGGGACCCACGACGAACTCCTCGCCCGCGGTGGTACCTACGCCCGCTTCTGGGATCACCTGCACAGCGCACAGGGGTGGCAACTGGTGAACCATTAG
- a CDS encoding ABC transporter ATP-binding protein, whose protein sequence is MTTVSASVATPEEALPAPPRDAPGIDRKDQQKAGARALKGLMKPVSGTLTAGRLLAVVSGVLAVVPYIALVRIGEVLLDAHAAGADVDGGEVGRWLWILVGAFLLRLTIYFVALFVTHLADARLGHLIRLRMVRRFSRVPLAWFTSTNSGRVRKALQDEIGTVHQLIAHQPVDGTNAVVMPLALMVYAFVVDWRLGLLSIATLPLYVGAMSLSLVGMGAKTVEMDQRLSSVSARMVEFVTGISVVKAFGRVGRAHGRYQEAADDFYNFYLDWVRPLIRVSALGTSFLAVPLVLLINIGAGSWLVHRGSVTTADVLATALIALLIPYALEVLMNSMWARQLAGGAALRLADLLETPILPDGGEVREPESHEVTFDRVGYSYDGAATLAIEDVTFTLAPGTVTALVGPSGSGKSTIATLLARFDDPRSGTIRIGGVPVANIANLYSHVGFVLQDAQLLGISIRDNIALGRPDATDAQIREAARAAQVLGEIEALPRGFDTVYGTTGLSGGQAQRISIARALVADAPILVLDEATALTDPESQHEIQQALSALVRGRTVLLIAHRPEVIKGVDQIILIDGGRILAAGTHDELLGHPGYAHLWTSTGAERATGIRATEGDRR, encoded by the coding sequence ATGACCACAGTCTCCGCGTCGGTTGCCACACCCGAAGAGGCCCTTCCGGCTCCGCCTCGGGATGCTCCCGGCATCGACAGAAAAGACCAGCAGAAGGCCGGTGCGCGGGCGCTTAAGGGGTTGATGAAACCCGTATCGGGGACGTTGACGGCCGGTCGGCTGCTCGCGGTCGTGTCCGGCGTGCTCGCGGTGGTGCCGTATATCGCGTTGGTGCGCATCGGTGAAGTGTTGCTCGACGCCCACGCCGCGGGGGCCGATGTCGACGGTGGCGAGGTCGGCCGGTGGCTGTGGATTCTGGTCGGCGCGTTTCTGCTACGGCTCACGATCTACTTCGTCGCGCTGTTCGTCACCCACCTGGCCGATGCGCGCCTGGGCCACCTCATCCGGTTGCGGATGGTGCGGCGGTTCTCCCGAGTTCCGTTGGCGTGGTTCACTTCCACCAATTCCGGCCGGGTCCGCAAGGCGTTGCAGGACGAGATCGGAACGGTCCATCAGCTCATCGCGCATCAGCCCGTCGACGGCACCAACGCCGTGGTGATGCCGCTGGCGCTGATGGTCTACGCCTTCGTCGTCGACTGGCGGCTGGGACTGTTGTCGATCGCCACGCTGCCGCTGTATGTCGGGGCGATGTCGCTGTCGCTGGTGGGTATGGGGGCGAAGACGGTCGAGATGGATCAGCGGTTGTCGAGCGTTTCGGCCCGGATGGTCGAATTCGTCACCGGGATTTCGGTGGTCAAGGCATTCGGCCGGGTGGGGCGGGCGCACGGCCGCTATCAGGAGGCCGCCGACGACTTCTACAACTTCTACCTCGATTGGGTGCGGCCGCTGATCCGGGTTTCCGCCCTGGGCACCTCGTTCCTGGCGGTCCCGCTGGTGTTGCTGATCAATATCGGCGCCGGTTCCTGGCTGGTGCACCGCGGTTCGGTGACCACAGCCGACGTGCTCGCCACGGCGCTGATCGCGCTGTTGATCCCCTACGCGCTCGAGGTGCTGATGAACTCGATGTGGGCGCGGCAACTCGCGGGAGGTGCGGCGCTGCGGCTCGCCGATCTGCTGGAGACCCCGATACTGCCCGACGGGGGCGAGGTGCGGGAACCGGAATCCCACGAGGTCACCTTCGACCGCGTCGGTTACTCCTACGACGGCGCTGCCACCCTCGCCATCGAGGATGTCACCTTCACGCTTGCGCCGGGCACGGTGACGGCGCTGGTCGGACCGTCCGGGTCGGGTAAGTCCACGATCGCCACACTGCTGGCGCGGTTCGACGACCCGCGCTCGGGGACCATTCGCATCGGCGGAGTGCCGGTGGCGAACATCGCGAATCTCTACTCCCACGTCGGGTTCGTGCTGCAGGACGCGCAACTGCTGGGGATCAGCATCCGGGACAACATCGCCCTGGGGCGGCCCGACGCCACCGACGCGCAGATCCGGGAAGCCGCCCGCGCCGCCCAGGTCCTCGGCGAAATCGAGGCGCTGCCAAGGGGTTTCGATACCGTCTACGGGACGACCGGCCTGTCCGGCGGGCAGGCCCAGCGCATCTCGATCGCCCGCGCGCTGGTCGCCGACGCGCCGATCCTGGTTCTGGACGAGGCCACCGCGCTGACCGATCCGGAGTCGCAGCACGAGATCCAGCAGGCGTTGTCCGCCCTGGTCCGCGGCCGGACGGTCCTGCTCATCGCGCATCGACCGGAGGTCATCAAGGGCGTCGACCAGATCATCCTCATCGACGGCGGCCGAATCCTCGCCGCCGGAACACATGACGAACTTCTCGGCCACCCGGGATACGCACACCTGTGGACGTCCACCGGCGCCGAACGCGCAACCGGCATCCGTGCCACCGAAGGAGACCGGCGATGA
- a CDS encoding TIGR03943 family putative permease subunit, which produces MRRETQNLLLLLVGGAIVRIALDGSYLRYVKPGLFPFLLISGAGFVLLAVVSIVRDIRRSGISHHHEHGRAHWLLLAPAAALLFITPPALGAGAVTTSSRVQVSAPADEPAARPFPPLPPEPVPTLTIYDLVNRSLYDSTHSLDGREITISGFVLDPASDNRPRQGDSTVDLARVLITCCVADAQYISVHLSGIGESMAPDTWLQVEGTVEPGSAARDPGKVPTVRVTGFRPIPAPDHGYEHAY; this is translated from the coding sequence GTGAGGCGGGAAACTCAGAATCTGCTGTTGCTGCTGGTCGGCGGCGCGATCGTGCGGATCGCGCTCGACGGCAGCTATCTGCGCTACGTCAAACCCGGGTTGTTCCCGTTCCTGCTGATCAGCGGCGCCGGATTCGTTCTGCTCGCGGTCGTCTCGATCGTGCGCGACATCCGGCGGTCCGGGATCTCGCACCACCACGAACACGGCCGGGCCCACTGGTTGCTCCTGGCCCCCGCCGCCGCGTTGCTGTTCATCACTCCGCCCGCGCTGGGCGCGGGGGCGGTGACGACCTCGTCGCGCGTACAGGTGTCGGCACCGGCGGACGAACCCGCCGCACGGCCGTTTCCGCCCCTGCCTCCGGAGCCCGTGCCGACCCTGACGATCTACGACCTCGTCAACCGGTCGCTCTACGACTCGACCCACTCGCTCGACGGCCGCGAGATCACCATCAGCGGATTCGTCCTGGATCCCGCATCGGATAACCGGCCGCGCCAGGGTGATTCGACGGTCGACCTCGCGCGCGTGCTGATCACGTGCTGCGTGGCCGACGCGCAGTACATCTCGGTTCACCTGTCCGGCATCGGCGAATCGATGGCTCCCGACACCTGGCTGCAGGTGGAGGGCACCGTCGAACCGGGCAGCGCCGCACGCGACCCCGGCAAGGTTCCCACCGTGCGCGTCACCGGCTTCCGTCCCATCCCGGCGCCCGACCACGGCTACGAACACGCTTACTGA
- a CDS encoding permease, producing MVDSRSRRPVRSRVPSTYVFAALVAVGLIAQGWLAGIVGHLTRLQTAITVFVGVFVQAVPFLVLGVLVSGAIAAFVSPALLRKVLPRNETAAIGVAGLAGMALPGCECGVVPVARRLIDQGAPSSVALAFLLSAPAINPVVLVATAVAFPGEPGMVGARFTGSLATSVVMGVLWSRIGRPAWMLPAVDRHDHCAGGRTRWEVFTEAARHDLLQASAFLVLGAAAAAALHVLVPPGWYEQLAGRMVIAIVVMALLAIVLALCSEADAFVASSMSGLPLLPRLVFLVVGPAVDVKLFAMQAGSFGRRFAFRFSPLTFVVAVGCAAISGYLFLGGAR from the coding sequence ATGGTTGACAGTCGTTCGCGACGCCCGGTGCGGTCGAGGGTGCCCTCGACGTATGTTTTCGCGGCGTTGGTGGCCGTCGGGCTGATCGCGCAGGGGTGGCTCGCGGGCATCGTCGGCCACCTGACGAGACTGCAGACCGCGATCACGGTCTTCGTCGGCGTCTTCGTCCAGGCCGTGCCGTTCCTGGTGCTCGGCGTGCTGGTCAGTGGCGCAATCGCGGCATTCGTTTCGCCCGCTCTGTTGCGAAAGGTGTTGCCGCGTAACGAGACCGCGGCGATCGGCGTCGCCGGGCTCGCGGGGATGGCGCTGCCGGGATGCGAGTGCGGGGTGGTGCCGGTGGCACGCCGTCTCATCGATCAGGGTGCGCCGAGTTCGGTGGCACTGGCGTTCTTGTTGTCGGCGCCCGCGATCAATCCGGTGGTTCTCGTGGCGACCGCGGTGGCGTTTCCGGGCGAGCCCGGCATGGTGGGGGCAAGGTTCACCGGTTCGCTCGCCACCTCCGTCGTGATGGGGGTTCTGTGGTCGCGGATCGGGCGTCCGGCGTGGATGCTTCCCGCGGTCGATCGCCACGATCACTGTGCCGGTGGGCGGACTCGGTGGGAGGTCTTCACCGAGGCCGCGCGACATGATCTGTTGCAGGCGAGTGCGTTTCTCGTTCTCGGTGCGGCGGCTGCGGCGGCGTTGCACGTGCTGGTGCCACCGGGATGGTATGAGCAGCTGGCCGGTCGGATGGTGATCGCGATCGTGGTGATGGCGTTGCTGGCCATCGTGCTCGCGCTGTGCTCGGAGGCCGACGCGTTCGTCGCGTCGAGTATGTCGGGCCTGCCGTTGCTGCCGCGACTGGTGTTCCTGGTGGTGGGCCCGGCGGTCGACGTGAAACTCTTCGCCATGCAGGCGGGCAGCTTCGGGCGCCGTTTCGCTTTCCGCTTCTCTCCGTTGACTTTCGTGGTGGCGGTCGGGTGCGCAGCGATCTCGGGCTATCTGTTTCTCGGTGGTGCGCGGTGA
- a CDS encoding cation:proton antiporter: MSSHAISMLLVDLAVVLVAARVLGRAAEWVGQPPVVGEIAAGILAGPTVLGAHLSSVAFPMDVRPALTALANIGIALFMFVAGTETDVGRLVRNRGALPVISLATYLVPFGLGSVVALTVLARHQTGSRIGFVLFVGCSLAVTAFPVLARILHDRDMLSTPVGQLSLGCAAVGDVLAWVVLAGIVTSTHGGDGHAWRSALLIPIALGTWWLVRPVLHRVSAVLADGSLAVVAVCGALVWGAATEWAGLHLIFGAFLFGVAFPRAARERVRAAVQPLGVLFMPCFFVVAGLRVDLSATDRAGIAELAVVIAAATIGKLGGAYPSARATGSDKGTARTLAVLMNTRGLTELILLDVGLSAGIIAPQLYSLLVVMALVTTASTAPLLSLLRTGAKATGAAAGRDAAEPRTPPPAIR; this comes from the coding sequence ATGTCCAGTCATGCCATCAGCATGCTCTTGGTGGATCTCGCCGTCGTTCTGGTCGCCGCTCGAGTTCTGGGCCGGGCGGCCGAGTGGGTGGGGCAGCCGCCGGTGGTCGGTGAGATCGCGGCGGGAATCCTGGCCGGTCCCACTGTCCTGGGGGCGCATCTGTCGAGCGTCGCCTTTCCGATGGATGTGCGCCCGGCACTGACCGCGCTGGCGAATATCGGTATCGCGTTGTTCATGTTCGTCGCGGGCACCGAAACCGATGTCGGTCGGCTCGTGCGCAATCGCGGTGCCCTGCCGGTGATTTCGCTGGCCACCTATCTGGTGCCGTTCGGGCTGGGATCTGTTGTGGCCCTGACGGTTCTGGCCCGCCATCAGACCGGGAGCCGTATCGGCTTCGTGCTCTTCGTCGGGTGCTCACTCGCGGTGACCGCGTTTCCGGTGCTGGCGCGAATTCTGCACGATCGGGACATGCTGTCCACGCCGGTCGGGCAGCTGTCTCTCGGATGTGCGGCGGTGGGCGATGTGCTGGCCTGGGTGGTGCTGGCGGGAATCGTCACCTCCACCCACGGCGGTGACGGGCACGCCTGGCGCTCGGCGCTCCTGATTCCCATCGCCCTCGGAACCTGGTGGTTGGTACGTCCTGTGCTGCACAGGGTTTCCGCCGTTCTGGCGGACGGCTCACTGGCGGTGGTGGCGGTGTGCGGTGCGCTGGTGTGGGGTGCGGCGACCGAATGGGCGGGACTCCATCTCATCTTCGGCGCCTTCCTGTTCGGAGTCGCCTTCCCCCGCGCCGCGAGGGAACGGGTGCGGGCGGCGGTCCAACCGCTCGGCGTGCTGTTCATGCCGTGCTTCTTCGTCGTCGCGGGCCTTCGGGTCGATCTGTCCGCGACCGATCGCGCCGGTATCGCCGAACTGGCGGTGGTGATCGCGGCCGCCACGATCGGCAAGCTGGGCGGCGCTTATCCGTCCGCACGGGCGACGGGCAGTGACAAGGGCACGGCCCGCACCCTTGCGGTGCTGATGAACACCCGAGGGCTGACGGAACTGATCTTGCTCGATGTGGGACTGTCGGCCGGAATCATTGCCCCGCAACTGTATTCACTGCTGGTCGTCATGGCATTGGTGACGACCGCGTCGACCGCACCCCTGTTGAGCCTGCTACGGACAGGCGCCAAGGCAACCGGTGCTGCCGCCGGGAGGGATGCCGCCGAACCGCGCACCCCGCCGCCCGCGATTCGCTGA